DNA sequence from the Falco peregrinus isolate bFalPer1 chromosome 1, bFalPer1.pri, whole genome shotgun sequence genome:
TTACGGACACGTGGCCTCTACACACAGGCTGCAGAGACAGTGGAGGCACACCCTTTGAACAGCTTATCTAGTGGGACCACAGGTGCTGGGAAATGCCCCTGAGCACCCAGACACAGCTGGCAACCAGTCACTGAGCAAAGAGGCTCTTCCCAATGCCTTAGGGGTGCAGGTATTGCTGCACCCAGGCCACCAGCTGGGAATGAAATTGAGCAGACATTTCTTGCCCACATTTTCTACTGAGCCCTCCTTGAACTGACTGGCTCAAACACACTTTTGTGAGCAGCTGACCTGTTAACATCTGAGCTTCGATTTTCCTATCCACCTCTTCTCTGAAGCTGtagatttatttcatttccttcccttcttcttgGTTAAAGACAGTTCACGTAACAGACTTCATAATTATCTCTAGAACTATGCATGCAGGTTAAACGGAAGTTTGAATAGAAGGAGCTACTGAGTAACATTTATATATGGTCACCTTTCTCAGCTCAAGCTATTTGCGAAACTGTATTTGTGTGTGCAACTGACTATTTACAAATTTAAGTTGCCAGCTAGGAAGAGGTCTGTTACAATAACCTGCCTGGTAGCCCTTGCTTTgaatagaaatgtttttcctaGCATGTTCAACCACAGTTCCAGTCCAGGGTTCAACGCTCAGTTTCTTAAGGCAGAACACTAGTGGACAGACCATAAAAGCAAGCCCTATATTCAGgaaaagcctggctctgcaCTTAAATCCCTGACAGGTGACTTGCAGGGCACTGGGTGTTTGcactctcctccagctgcctttAATTACAAAATTTGGGATATCCTGAGACTGTCGTATTTGGAAACTGAAGTGTCTAACCCACTAGCATGCGAATACAGAAAGTCCTAGCAAGACACGGAGAAACAGGCAGTTTCTCTTAATTGTACAGTGCTTTAAAGCCATTGTCTCAAGTCACTTGCAAAAATCAATCAGCCTGCAGGTTTGTATGCTAGCCATGTCAAGCATGTCCTTTACATGAAAATTACTATTACAATTTAtttacttcaaaaaacaaatgaCACTTCTAATCCTCCTGATTAAGACTCTTGACCATTGCCCTCAAGTTTCTAAATGTGAAGTGAATGCAATTCAATATCATGATATCTTTCTATGCCTGCAGTGCCCCTGACTGCTCTGGAGCAATGTTTACAGGGCTCTGAGCACCAGTGACCCTGTGTCGGTCAGGCAGGTTTCCCAGCAGCACTAACTGCAGCATCGACTGCCTGCCAAGAGCACATCTTGGGTGAGAGAAAGCCTTACACTGCAGCCAAGGTAAAAACCATCAGTGTCACAaacttttccctctccctttttgCCCCTCCATAACTCATAGCGTTCTGCAAATCCAGGAACAGAAGGAGAGACCACCAGGAGACaggccccttccccagccagaTGCATCCTCACTGGGAGCCTGTGGCTCGGTGCAGCAAGCTCCAacctgcagggtgctgggggacaggtGTATGCAGTTCACACATGCATCCAGAGGTCAGATGCTCTGGACTGGCTTCTCAGATTTACCACAGGTAAATCAGCATCAACCCTCCAACATATGGATAACActcgcttttttttttgttcagactGTGATTGctcatgggcagggaccccctgTGCTGTGCCCATCCCGCTGCAGGGTAGCAGCTGGCCAGGTCTTCGATGGAGCCCGCCCAGGCTATGTGCTGTTCCCTGGGCAGGGCCGTGGAAGAGGCAACGGGAGATCCCGAGGGGACCGATATGGGGAAGTGAACAAAGACCAACAGTGGTGAGGGAGACCAAAGCCACAAGCTATTACTTCTGTTTGCATGCCATTAGCAAGCAACCTTGTGCTGCAGTCCCctagctctgctgctggtgcaaGATCCTCTGAGAGCATGTTTTCACTGAATGCTCATAGAATTAATTCATTATTATGTTTCAGAGGAGAAAACTGCTTTAGCCTTAGAGCCAGATAGCTTCTGGGAGGAAGGAGGTTTCACTCCCAGCCGCTCTCACCTGGCTGTTCCTAAGGAGACAGTGTGTACCATTTTGGTGGGTTCCAAGTCCCAGGAGAAATAATCTCAAGAAGGGTCCACAGCATGACCCAGGGCATAAGCCTCCTCTTTGCTTCAGCCACCCTAAGACCAGGCAATACctccagaacagaaaagctggggCAAATGCTAAAATCCACACAGGTGCCTGAAGGTGTTGGTTGCACGGTAGGGAAATGCAGAGCTAGCCAAGGGGCCAGCTGGACTGATCTGCTGAAGGCAGGGAATGGGAGGGTTACACACCAGGGAGCTTTTCATCCAACAGGTAAGTGGTCTGGTGGCcttgttaccgaaatctcggaatgaagaacttatcgacaccaatgtgatgtagataagcagacacttctttattaacagCCAGGTGCGTGAGTGAGTCGTCTCACAATCAACacacaccaagtttcaaaatcagacaccatatatagaacttactcatgcatattcattaagtattcatgcataatcatgATATTTCCCAAAAAccattaacatattctcctcccatatccgattctgtgcagtaaaggttagaaaggtccagaaatgggtctggggtacgatttgggtaggtggtatgtatatgagtcggtggtcgcgatctccccctgccggaattaccttttactaaaattcacggtttcttggcaggtaactacaagctgttccagtcgactctccccagtttccataaatcctatattctgacatttcaatacactttctacatacgGAAGACTAGTTaactacaaagaaacctttcaaaccctaaatttattacctaagtttAAACACTGATTCTAGCCCACTCTTCTCGCCTCGGTACAGgactgtacaaaggatttcataacagcttttactgtgcaaatatatttcttatccctctatatttctaataaaaatgattttataaaatcaaataaagtcaatcaatcttaacatattagcaaatctgtatcatttcccccctttgaaagtgctgaaaattattatttcaatactttcacattatttacatatcatttGTTTCAGCATATTGTCGTGGTGGACTATGTCTTGATGGaatagttggtacttctctcatacGATTGACTGAaattctattggtaaactgtttcttcaaacatgcatatactaGCATGATCATCAGAAAGACaatcagtaacagaaacaaagttttgattatggattgtatccaagagctcaaattccatcccagtttgttaaaaaaattttcCCCAGCCAATCTTCTAACATATCTTCTTGAATTGATTCTGTATCTTTTCTCAATTTTACCTAATAGGTCcagatcatgttccacatcttgagtgacatttggaatgtgAATGCAACTGTGGTTCAGTCTATCCTTGAGATATACACATGccccatgttctttaagtaggagcatatctaatGTCATTCTATTTTGCAAAGTAATCTTGGAAGTCGCCTGTAACTGTAtgttcaattccttaaacctCTTTTTGGTGacatttgttaatttttctaCTTGACCTGTTAACTGATAAAGCCATTCTCTATTTCTATATGATGCTATAGGATTCAAAAGCGATTCAAGTGCCCAGCCAATTTTTACTCCTGTTGAGGGTTCATTCCAAGTATCATCATCTGTCTCAGACCTCTTGgttagttttaattttaaactttctaGGGATCCTCTAAATGGTGATTTTTTCCAAAtcggacacaatgttggcatgcctaaagtgatttgtttcaccttaccatctaatggtagatgagttgtccaggttccgtcacttaatgcccaaattaaatgtcctggactttgTATAGTAGATTTTCTGCAACTAAACAGAGTTCCTTTCCTGGGtgtaaaagtgctggttaaattgagagtattTTTAAGACCTCggcaaaaacaaccatattttaaagcagcgGCCAAAGGAGGAATTTGTTGAATTATTAAGTCTGCATTGCtgcaatcatacactttttcaccTTTCCACCATGACACTATTTtactttccttctctctcagTGAAGATGCTCTATCATAGACCCAGGGTAAAACTGCAAAAgtttttccatcccaggtaaaatACCAAGGAGTTCTGGCCATCTACTGGAATTGAGAAAATATCGCCATGGACCATATAGAGCCCCGTTGTTCTACTAATTGTGTACCTTGGCCAGTTTTGTTACGCTTCCATTGCATGATACTTTTGTTTACGttggttttaagttgttcatcataagaacaccatcTTAACTAGGGATTTGGACCCCCAGGAAAAAGAACTCAAGCTATGGCACTAGGTCGGgatcctgttataaaatcataattcagtagttttttacaatctgtttctttacctggcaacttccactgttttctaataacctttacttgttcataccattgagttactggcctttgttcacaataggtggtctcatttttatgttccagattGGTCAGATTAATggttaaaattccccatggaatagattcacctactgccccCGGTATTGGTAAACAAGCAGTAATGTGTGTAACATTTTGCAAATTGGAAAATCCTTTAATCAATCCCAACATCAGATTTTCCTCAAtcatttgtttgggaatgtcaattacttgttctgtttctagttgtcttttgttcctatccaccaagtcagcccatgatccTACCAGCACTAccgaccaaaataaaatccaaaaaaatcccaatcaaaatctgatataaaaaaattagacatgtttcagtGTCAGTTTTAAAGTCTCTGGGTCACGATTGACAATCTTCCATGGAGTAGGTGTACTCTTCACTTGAGTATAATGTATCCAAACATCTGATTCTGCAatcttgatagctgtaaaagtggttaacagttTCTGGAAAGTCTCCAACGTTCCTGTAAATGTTCGGAGGTCCaagtcttcacatagacatagtctccCAGTTGGAAATCATGCTCTGAATTCTCCAGggataaaggtctattccaaattactgcactccgaattgcagccaaagttttccttagagaaagcaaatagttatacacatcttgttttccttttacatgtatgtttggatttggttctggagactcatatggttttccatataataattcataaggactgactgaggttccactctttggctgtaccctgattcgTAATAATGCCAGTGGAAGagcctgaggccactttagactagtctcttgacaaattttacttatttctatgtattctattaaaaattattttataaaatcaaataaagtcaatcaatcttaaagtattagcaaatctgtaacagcCTCACATCTCCCACACTTTGTCCTCCCCCACCACTGCCatccaaacaaaacccaacagactCCAGGACGGCTCCCACTCACCATTttgctcctctccccacaggATCCCTGCACACAAGAACGGCAGGCTGCCCCACGCTGGAGTTGGTGCTCCTGtgacattctctatcctcctcttttttgcttgtgaattgcgacaaggcaaaggttgtgtgtggCTGGGTGCCCGTGACCTGATTTATGTCACACTCAGCTAAATGCTGAATACAGGACAAAAAGGCATAGGAGACgtaaggcaaacatcaatacaGGGGTTAAGgcaattataataaatcctggaCTACTTTTGAtccatggcccaaagtttcccagccgtgagaagagaccaaaggcctcccacccctggctctgctgcaggtctttggtttaagttttgtatgcttttgtggattgattcagagtggtcactcagacTGACGTAACACAACCTATCAAAGCCTTCACACCCTTGTCCCTgcgctaataataaaaatcaatagcaactcggttctgtagcaacatacGATGGACAGAATCGACACctgttaataataataagccaggggaaaaaaaaaagaaatagtattgTAGTATTAATTTCTTTAGCAAGCCAGCAGCCTTATTTACGAAGCACGTGAAGAGCGTGCActgttcttacagaagagattagagaagcaaaaatgtgtcacgctgcattccagaactcaacCTGGgagttacagtctgctgtgagttctgggTTATAACTATTTGACACGTGTTGGGGTTGCACCTGTGCAAGGGCTGCGATGCCCATGTTCacttttcattggcattatcacagctaattgttttaaaagcaacccttgagcttcctcatGCTCGACTTGTTGTTGCAAACTATTCTGAAGCCGATCAATAAAGTTAGTCtatgactctctaggaccctgcaagaccGTGGCGAAGGACGCACTAGAGGCTCGCCCAGACTCCCGTATCCCCCTACCCGGACTGCCTTCGTAGCCATCTCCTCCGTCTGCAAATAGCTGTCCCTGGGAtgccttgcctgagtcacaggaTTGGTcggcacaattattttctccagccaacgGCTCACAGTTAACAGCAGTTCCCCGATTAAGCTTTTCAATcgaggccactacacatagctcgCAAAAACCAGATAACCACATGCACTGCGTCGGCGTGCGTACCacacaaagcaatgacttccaataATCACGtggtgtgagtgtataaggctctgccatcactccAAGAAGGGACACAGCAAATGTGTTATGGATCCCCCCTTCCCGCAcggctttgcttaaccctttaacagcctcgtattgcacaggctgccactctgcaggttgatttggcTGACAAAATAGTGAACGTGCCATGGCGCCTCCCAAATGCCCTCGCTTAAGCGCTTCCCGCCTGCATTCCTGCCACcgatccctcagaccccctttcaccctccccgaaCATACAGCCAGTGcatcagggggaggaggaaaaaggtctAGCTCCTCTTCCGGGTCTATAGGACCTGGGTCCAAAGGTTTATCggtgtcaatggaatcattgtccgagttgtcctgttcccgcgCTCggtcctgtgctgtgagggtcgctgcaatcagtgacaggagctctgggggcagaggaggtgtggaggGAATCGCCGTCGTTGacggtgtgttgagaagagccGCGCTGTCGGGGGGATTTACAGCCTCCcctggtttagcaccgttagtagaattagcCCACGCTTGGCAAAAGaggagtcagaatttgccaGCAAGGCGCTAAACACATGCCTGCCACGGAGTCCCCCTCCACGGCAGCATCACACAATCGCCTGCCGACTgcttgccaggcaggaattttcCAGGTGCCATCAGGTGGAAAGTCCAGCACTTTGTCACGGATCCATTCTAGCAGAGTCACTAGCTGCAGACCCATCATCACGTTCTCTAACAAAATTTGTGTAAAAGGAGAATATAGTGCATTTTGCGTGACAGTTTTCCGTAGTTCCTTAATCATTTCCCAGTGAAATGCCTGATATTGGCCTGGGTGTCTATCTTGTAATATCACGGGAAACGCGTGCGCTCCCTCTTTCATACTTTCCAAGCGCactctcctccagccctctgtaACGCGTCTGCCGATAGCATTTTCATCATCGCCGCTGCTCCCCTTATTACCGCTCTGCCGCACCACTCGCTTCCTCCTTACTTTTGACTGTTCCTTTTTTAGCCgcaaaaatgaaatgtgctgCTCCAGTTCCTCCAGGCTGTAGCCTCTGTAGCAGTAAAGGTAATTCGGCACCTACCCATTACTGGGTAGCGCTGCCACACCGTCACCATTGAGAGtcctcagaaaacatttgagtAATAGATGTTCCAGTTGTCTCAGAATAGAGGTTAAGAATTTGCTCCCAGGTTCACGCACTGTTTTATAGGCTCTTCAATAAGTGAATTCCTGAGAAATGTGACAGCTGCTTTATTCAGACAGGACAGTTCAATACAACTTCACCTTTTGCCATTCACCACAGAAATGATACAGAACCTCTAGCTACCCGAGCAGTTAAgtacaaaaatgcagaataccCAGACTCACCCAGATGTgatcataaaacaaaaccaacccccaagcCACCACAAATTCAGccttcttcccttgctgcttccgagggttttttcttttctttcaaagcagctaTTACATTGCACGTTTGCATGCCCTCGCTTCCTCTATTATTCAGTAACCAAACAGCCCCTGGATGCTGGAGAGAAGC
Encoded proteins:
- the LOC129783700 gene encoding uncharacterized protein LOC129783700; the encoded protein is MARTPWYFTWDGKTFAVLPWVYDRASSLREKESKIVSWWKGEKVYDCSNADLIIQQIPPLAAALKYGCFCRGLKNTLNLTSTFTPRKGTLFSCRKSTIQSPGHLIWALSDGTWTTHLPLDGKVKQITLGMPTLCPIWKKSPFRGSLESLKLKLTKRSETDDDTWNEPSTGVKIGWALESLLNPIASYRNREWLYQLTGQVEKLTNVTKKRFKELNIQLQATSKITLQNRMTLDMLLLKEHGACVYLKDRLNHSCIHIPNVTQDVEHDLDLLGKIEKRYRINSRRYVRRLAGENFFNKLGWNLSSWIQSIIKTLFLLLIVFLMIMLVYACLKKQFTNRISVNRMREVPTIPSRHSPPRQYAETNDM